In one window of Vanrija pseudolonga chromosome 5, complete sequence DNA:
- the nop56 gene encoding Nucleolar protein 56, whose protein sequence is MSGSLTHVLYEGASGYSLFTVNLQEEIAARSKQLQDAVNDYNQFNRMVTLASFFPFTSAAQALENANDISEGVLNPHLKSLLNLVIHSEGSKGNKKQSPVLLGVAERGLGGAIQGELAIPCDAGERALELIRGIRLHQEKFLAKEGLQKGDVATAQLGLGHSYSRGKVKFNVNRSDNMIIQAISLSDQLDKDLNTFAMRCREWYGWHFPELYKLVPDAHQYARLAVLIGDRTTLTEDSLPEIQEILDDDETRARNVLDASRASMGSDISEVDLINISTFAERVVKLAEYRKALRAYLIEKMSIVAPNLSALIGETIAARLISHAGSLTNLAKYPASTVQILGAEKALFRALKTKGNTPKYGLIYHSSFIGRAGSKHKGRISRFLANKCSIACRIDCFSDVPTNKFGEALRAQVEERLNFFETGAPVSKNSDAIQKALTAIAADLGDDEDDDDEGDVDDVEISEAVKQIEKDQAEAKKNRGPMDPALAKIVASKDAPVASPKKEKKDKKDKSDKKDKKEKRKRDEEPKEEADDEERRKKEKKEKKKDKEGKKEKKSKRKSEA, encoded by the exons ATGTCGGGCTCCCTCACCCACGTCCTCTACGAGGGCGCCTCGGGCTATTCGCTCTTCACCGTCAACCTCCAGGAGGAGATTGCTGCGCGCTCGAAGCAGCTCCAGGATGCCGTCAACGACTACAACCAGTTCAACCGCATGGTCACCCTCGCCTCCTTCTTCCCCTTCACCTCGGCTGCCCAGGCCCTCGAGAACGCCAACGACATCTCCGAGGGTGTCCTCAACCCCCACCTCAAGtcgctcctcaacctcgtcaTTCATTCCGAGGGATCGAAGGGCAACAAGAAGCAGAGCCCTGTTCTGCTTGGTGTTGCTGAGCGTGGTCTTGGTGGTGCGATccagggcgagctcgccatccCCTGTGACGCTGGAGAGCGTGCCCTCGAGCTGATCCGTGGCATCCGTCTCCACCAGGAGAAGttcctcgccaaggagggcCTCCAGAAGGGTGACGTTGCTACCGCCCAGCTTGGTCTTGGTCACTCGTACTCGCGTGGAAAGGTCAAG TTCAACGTCAACCGTTCGGACAACATGATCATCCAGGCTATTTCTCTGTCGgaccagctcgacaaggacCTCAACACCTTTGCTATGCGCTGCCGCGAGTGGTACGGATGGCACTTCCCCGAGCTCTACAAGCTCGTCCCCGACGCTCACCAGTACGCCCGTCTCGCCGTTCTCATCGGCGACCGCACCACCCTCACCGAGGACTCGCTCCCCGAGATCCAGgagatcctcgacgacgacgagacccGCGCTCGCAACGTCCTTGACGCTTCGCGCGCTTCCATGGGCTCTGACAtctccgaggtcgacctcaTCAACATCTCCACCTTCGCCGAGCGTgtcgtcaagctcgccgagtacCGCAAGGCCCTCCGCGCCTACCTCATCGAGAAGATGAGCATTGTTGCCCCCAACCTCTCGGCCCTCATCGGCGAGACCATTGCCGCTCGTCTCATCTCGCACGCCGGTTCGCtcaccaacctcgccaagTACCCTGCCTCGACTGTGCAGATTCTCGGTGCCGAGAAGGCCCTCTTCCGTGCCCTCAAGACCAAGGGCAACACCCCCAAGTACGGTCTCATCTACCACTCGTCGTTCatcggccgcgccggctcCAAGCACAAGGGCCGCATCTCGCGTTTCCTCGCCAACAAGTGCTCGATCGCCTGCCGTATCGACTGCTTCTCCGACGTCCCCACCAACAAGTTTGGTGAGGCTCTCCGTGCTCAGGTTGAGGAGCGCCTCAACTTCTTCGAGACTGGCGCTCCCGTGTCCAAGAACTCGGACGCCATCCAGAAGGCCCTGACCGCCATCGCTGCCGACCtcggagacgacgaggacgatgacgacgagggtgacgttgacgacgtcgagattTCCGAGGCTGTCAAGCAAATTGAGAAGGACCAGGCCGAGGCTAAGAAGAACCGCGGACCAATGGACCCTGCCCTCGCCAAGATTGTCGCTTCCAAGGACGCTCCTGTCGCTTCTcccaagaaggagaagaaggacaagaaggacaagtCTGAtaagaaggacaagaaggagaagcgcaagcgggacgaggagcccaaggaggaggccgacgacgaggagaggagaaagaaggagaagaaggagaagaagaaggacaaggagggaaagaaggagaagaagtcGAAGCGCAAGTCTGAAGCTTGA
- the bimE gene encoding Negative regulator of mitosis — protein sequence MLQATVLGDGVSPGHVLYARAGSSSTSGTHGPSQEASGSSSSSSSRAPIHQTFAPLSLEEGSVSNATDEALTWSGRSVTWSRGVEIFRRFTYEHQSEKVAYAAFVWFRPPGDEGAAAPSTPKAPDASSTFGPFHTSQHAQWGAKSAELRPSATGLQRAVVVFLASYAFVYFASGQDTKIALPWPVERCWALPDGGALVQRALERREQKRLAETKGRKPRRSSFADRTGVSVLDDLVDREDAKAPKLPRLFTFTDIFGEFKWVAEAEIGGGFGDEEPSLAANASTTKIPMTQSIIYVAPAPYPLLVAYDHEEGQFLFYRRARIPLPETNDMPPTSSVKSMRPEELLRATELPPPPSSRRGGRASLSRSTLGVPTDRRVSGFGGAGVPTDRRVSSLGGADLLDRSRRKASRASMANEIEADDDPFAGPAAAAFGSSRRVTRVSSFGTETKSQRLSMAGKRRDDARDYPRLSLHVMAEDLGETTMIMGLDKEQLELRSEIVVERVYSWRPPGDVDLDAARVFLSENRSPQSAHLNLVLTFTNLPTTLFTFGVEEVSQPSPAFVFNAFRGVHCVAAVPVLATRSNVLDTLLLAEDGSLNLFSASSHQMAVQIPRVLTADGRDEVAHKLAASLSMVLDGDGEVVSSERRVVDLLDASGSKVTVVYSDGDRLRVSLDFEPAQGVACRCLEALSYALSQNEFAQLSEAFLAELQQQMAPQRSEVETQWRTLSNVLYTMCGLTPSPEHDTRVELLSGWSTQSDPVLRRLAQRIKMVERTPASTTADTVRPHSLTPNVLLALHLVAQDSRLSSATASWLTHLAPVLLRLSAAIGREDWVDYWRRLMPGALAGTPLAYPSRPVDHPLLDQFHEPPDILLYLSRLLMWPTRPFPSPQSCFPNASPLGSPDPCKQTRLVATIYSTLTHSPESRRGGTLVPIEKRAITAVKIMVDNGVDTAWLADLPFGVAMPLQEIVRVAQVNPSKDVSPQVFEFVDRKDLASIYTADKVSTTDLPMGPESGPKKPPTIGEIVASVTGETSKHAHFAALPHVRFGVDKRVEEVERIMQTTHQRTIAVEDPKGASEQDIMQYHQSVVNTIANRTLAITVGQGMFHYSSRSATITDPWNIPLIELAVKVVPGNNVIKAQIPEGADWPCFHNGVSAALSISSDSKGIDASWIAFNRPDTPSADHAGFLLGLGLTGRLRTMNAIGVFPYLELRHDMTSVGLLLGLGASFAGSCDPQVTRMVSLHAAALLPLGSMELNESPVVQSTALVSLGLIYVGSKNLHMAEVVLGEIARSEMPRVDGFTESREAYSFSASMAFGLIMLGRGGSSSSETERGLLAQLTPCIHGDAPRVHGGKNKRTASHIDATVTSPGATLALGLMYLKTGRQDIADLLEIPQTALALESVRPDQLLIRTYARALILWDDVKPQMEWVDAQLPAFIQSLHHGHKRTSGMELNTELAYLNIIAGACLGLGIRFASTANEAAHVIILTFFGVLGKAAAGQSMTYEGRIRRNTARQALNILTLALATLMSGTGELNVMRRLRVSHGQEGAGVTYGSHMAMHMALGLLFLGRGYFTLGNSNLAIAALSISFFPRFLASPMDIKAYPQAYRHLWALAVEPRCLIARDVDTRESIFMPIKIKVRGRAGEQNLISPTLVAPFDTIVSITVDSPRYWPVTYDLSNPRDRDSLVRSRTIWVKRKSGFLDYNFDPRGYRSMFVRAGTMAGFDMQYDLVSPAAPIQLASTEIVELISLHTGDSVIVGMVKRFAGSAWLESFVRYVLFECVSVDKPSMLGVYLSMALALGSSDELKLERLAQVAFLLRFYRPTVFEREYSTLGGEKRHPILRQTFLHALQLRLTARQGTQESQVAYLRGANPTPAEVAALAVYLAHNHVPARRLLQALSQLVPAAAAAGSSGTELEIKAREASDKYATAVLEQFDAEEDTLPADLGAWKLPSVRAALGAWASA from the exons ATGCTTCAGGCCACCGTACTCGGGGACGGAGTGTCACCAGGTCACGTCCTGTATGCGCGTGCGGGCAGCAGTTCGACCAGCGGCACGCATGGGCCGTCGCAAGAagcctcgggctcgagcagcagcagcagttcCCGCGCGCCAATCCACCAGACGTTTGCGCCACTATCTCTCGAGGAGGGCTCGGTCTCCAacgccaccgacgaggcACTCACCTGGAGTGGGAGGAGCGTGACCTGGTCGCGCGGGGTGGAGATCTTCCGGCGGTTCACGTACGAGCACCAGAGCGAGAAGGTGGCCTACGCCGCGTTCGTGTGGTTCCGACCAccgggcgacgagggcgcaGCGGCACCCAGCACACCCAAGGCCCCCGACGCATCCTCTACTTTTGGCCCGTTCCACACGTCGCAGCACGCGCAATGGGGTGCGAagagcgccgagctccgcccGTCCGCTACGGGCCTACAACGTGCCGtggtcgtcttcctcgcgtcGTACGCCTTTGTCTACTTCGCCTCGGGTCAGGACACGAAGATTGCCCTCCCGTGGCCTGTGGAGCGGTGCTGGGCCCTCccggacggcggcgcgctcgtacagcgcgcgcttgagcggcgcgagcagaAACGGCTCGCCGAGACCAAGGGGCGTAAACCCCGTCGAAGCTCCTTCGCCGACCGTACCGGCGTcagcgtgctcgacgacctcgtcgaccgcgaggacgccaaggcgcCAAAACTCCCCCGCCTCTTCACCTTCACCGACATCTTTGGCGAGTTCAAGtgggtcgccgaggcggagatCGGCGGCGGGTTCGGCGACGAAGAGCCAAGTCTAGCCGCcaacgcgtcgacgaccaaAATCCCAATGACCCAGTCGATTATCtacgtcgcgccggcgccataCCCGCTTCTCGTGGCGTACGACCACGAGGAGGGTCAGTTCCTGTTCTACCGGCGCGCGCGGATCCCCCTCCCGGAGACGAATGAtatgccgccgacgagcagcgtcAAGAGTATGCGAcccgaggagctgctgcgcGCAACTGAACTaccacccccgccctccagtcggcgaggcgggcgggcctCGCTTAGCCGCTCGACACTGGGCGTGCCGACAGATCGCCGGGTCTCGGGCtttggcggtgccggcgtgcCAACAGATCGGCGGGTGTCGAgcttgggcggcgccgacctgctggaccgctcgcggcgcaaggcgtcgcgcgcgtccatGGCTAACGAGATTGAAGCCGATGACGACCCGTTCGCTGGgcctgctgccgccgcatTTGGCTCGTCCCGCCGCGTGACACGCGTCAGCAGCTTTGGGACAGAGACAAAGTCACAGCGGCTTTCGATGGCCGGCAAGCGCCGCGATGACGCGAGGGACTACCCACGCTTATCGCTCCATGTCATGGCCGAGGACTTGGGTGAGACGACCATGATCATGGGCCTGGATaaggagcagctcgagctgcgcagTGAGATTGTTGTCGAGCGTGTGTACTCGTGGCGACCACCTGG CGATGTagacctcgacgccgcgcgcgtgttCCTGTCCGAGAACCGCTCACCGCAATCAGCGCACCTCAACCTTGTGTTGACGTTCACCAACCTGCCCACGACATTATTCACATTCGGTGTAGAGGAGGTGTCCCAGCCGAGCCCGGCATTCGTGTTCAATGCCTTCCGAGGAGTGCActgcgtcgcggccgtcCCCGTCCTGGCCACACGATCAAACGTCCTGGATACACTCCTGCTCGCGGAGGACGGATCACTCAACctcttctcggcgtcgtcccaCCAGATGGCGGTCCAGATTCCGCGGGTGTTGACCGCCGACGGACGCGACGAAGTTGCGCACAAGCTCGCAGCGAGCCTGAGCATGGTCCttgacggcgacggtgaGGTCGTGTCAAGCGAGAGACGTGTGGTGGACCTCCTCGATGCGTCTGGATCCAAAGTCACCGTGGTGTACAGTGACGGAGACAGACTGCGTGTTTCGCTCGATTTCGAGCCGGCCCAGGGCGTGGCGTGTCGATGTCTCGAAGCGTTGTCATACGCCCTGTCGCAGAACGAGTTTGCCCAGCTGTCGGAGGCGTTCCTCGCCGAgttgcagcagcagatggCGCCGCAGCGAAGCGAGGTCGAGACCCAGTGGCGTACCCTTTCCAATGTCCTCTACACCATGTGCGGCCTCACTCCCTCGCCTGAACACGACACCCGCGTCGAATTGTTGTCCGGCTGGTCTACGCAGTCGGACCCCGTGCTCCGACGATTGGCGCAGCGGATAAAAATGGTAGAAAGGacaccggcgtcgacaacAGCCGACACCGTGAGGCCACACTCCCTCACCCCAAACGtactcctcgccctccaccTCGTGGCGCAAGACTCGCGGCTGTCGTCGGCCACAGCATCGTGGctcacccacctcgcaccgGTCCTGCTACGACTATCAGCCGCTATTGGGCGCGAAGACTGGGTTGACTACTGGCGTCGCTTGATGCCAGGCGCATTGGCCGGCACGCCCCTGGCATACCCAAGTCGACCAGTCGACCACCCACTCCTGGACCAGTTCCACGAACCACCAGACATCCTCCTCTACCTCTCCCGCCTCCTCATGTGGCCTACGCGGCCATTCCCATCACCTCAATCCTGCTTCCCGAATGCCTCTCCCCTCGGCTCGCCAGATCCTTGCAAGCAGACTCGCCTTGTCGCCACAATCTACTCGACGTTGACGCACTCGCCAGAGTCCCGCCGAGGTGGCACCCTCGTCCCGATAGAGAAACGCGCCATCACCGCAGTCAAGATCATGGTCGACAATGGTGTCGACACCGCGTGGCTCGCAGATCTGCCATTTGGCGTCGCCATGCCCCTCCAGGAGATTGTCCGGGTCGCCCAGGTCAACCCTTCGAAAGACGTCTCTCCCCAAGTGTTCGAGTTTGTCGATCGCAAGGACCTGGCCTCGATTTACACGGCCGACAAGGTGTCGACCACAGACCTGCCCATGGGACCCGAGTCTGGGCCAAAGAAGCCGCCGACCATTGGTGAAATCGTAGCCTCTGTGACTGGCGAGACGTCCAAGCACGCCCACTTTGCCGCACTGCCACATGTCCGCTTCGGTGTCGACAagcgtgtcgaggaggtcgagcgtaTCATGCAGACGACGCATCAACGAACCATCGCTGTCGAGGACCCCAAGGGCGCAAG CGAACAAGACATCATGCAGTACCACCAAAGCGTGGTCAACACGATTGCCAACCGCACATTGGCCATCACTGTCGGCCAGGGCATGTTCCACTACAGCTCACGATCGGCCACAATCACAGACCCTTGGAATATTCCGctcatcgagctcgctgTCAAGGTCGTACCTGGCAACAATGTCATCAAGGCGCAGATCCCGGAGGGTGCCGACTGGCCATGCTTCCACAATGGCGTGTCCGCTGCCCTCTCCATTTCATCCGACTCCAAGGGTATTGACGCGTCGTGGATCGCGTTCAACCGTCCCGATACACCATCGGCAGACCATGCGGGCTtcctccttggtcttggtCTCACTGGCCGCCTGCGGACCATGAACGCCATCGGCGTCTTTCCCTACTTGGAGCTCCGCCACGACATGACGTCTGTTGGCCTGCTGCTTGGTCTCGGCGCATCGTTTGCCGGTAGCTGCGACCCCCAGGTCACTCGTATGGTGTCATTgcacgctgctgcgctgcttCCACTTGGATCGATGGAGCTCAACGAGTCACCGGTTGTCCAATCGACCGCCCTGGTCAGCCTCGGTCTCATCTACGTGGGCAGCAAGAACCTCCACATGGCCGAGGTTGTCCTGGGCGAGATTGCACGCTCCGAGATGCCTAGGGTGGACGGCTTCACAGAGAGCCGTGAAGCCTACTCGTTCTCGGCGTCAATGGCCTTTGGCCTAATCATGCTCGGTCGCGGTGGATCATCGTCCAGCGAGACTGAACGTGGGCTGCTGGCGCAGCTCACGCCTTGCATCCATGGTGATGCGCCACGAGTACACGGCGGCAAGAACAAGCGCACGGCGTCCCACATTGACGCCACTGTCACTTCACCGGGAGCgacgctcgccctcggtctCATGTACCTCAAGACGGGTCGACAGGACAttgccgacctgctcgaaATCCCACAGACTGCGCTCGCGTTGGAGAGCGTTCGACCCGACCAGCTTCTGATCCGCACATATGCCCGTGCCCTCATCCTCTGGGACGACGTAAAGCCCCAGATGGAGTGGGTGGATGCTCAACTGCCAGCCTTCATCCAATCCCTGCACCACGGCCACAAGCGCACGAGCGGCATGGAGCTCAACACGGAACTGGCCTACCTCAACATCATTGCAGGGGCgtgtctcggcctcggcatccgATTTGCATCAACCGCCAACGAAGCAGCGCACGTCATCATCCTCACGTTcttcggcgtccttggcaaggcggcggctggaCAGTCCATGACGTACGAGGGCAGGATCAGGAGAAATACTGCGCGGCAGGCGCTCAACATTCtgaccctcgccctcgccacacTCATGTCTGGCACTGGTGAGCTCAACGTCATGCGCCGGCTCCGTGTCTCCCATGGCCAAGAGGGAGCAGGCGTGACATATGGCTCGCACATGGCCATGCACATGGCCCTGGGTCTGTTGTTCCTTGGCCGAGGCTACTTCACCCTGGGCAACTCGAatctcgccatcgccgctcTTAGCATCTCCTTCTTCCCTCGCTTCCTCGCGTCGCCGATGGACATCAAGGCGTATCCCCAGGCGTACAGGCACCTCtgggcgctcgccgtcgagccacGCTGCCTCATTGCTCGTGACGTCGACACGCGAGAGTCGATCTTCATGCCCATCAAGATCAAGGTGCGGGGCAGAGCTGGAGAGCAGAATCTCATCTCGCCGACACTGGTGGCACCGTTTGACACCATCGTGTCCATCACGGTCGACTCGCCACGATACTGGCCTGTGACCTACGACCTATCCAACCCGCGCGACCGCGACAGTCTGGTACGCTCGCGCACGATCTGGGTCAAGCGCAAGTCTGGGTTCCTCGACTACAACTTTGACCCGCGTGGTTACCGGAGCATGTTTGTGCGGGCCGGAACAATGGCTGGGTTCGACATGCAGTACGACCTGGTATCTCCGGCCGCGCCGATTCAACTAGCGTCGACCGAAATTGTTGAGCTCATCTCACTGCACACTGGCGACTCGGTCATTGTCGGCATGGTCAAGCGGTTCGCGGGCTCAGCATGGCTCGAGTCGTTTGTTCGCTACGTGCTGTTCGAGTGCGTGTCCGTCGACAAGCCGTCGATGCTGGGCGTGTACCTGTCCATGGCGCTGGCTCTGGGAtcgagcgacgagctcaaACTGGAACGACTGGCACAAGTAGCTTTCCTGCTGCGGTTCTACCGCCCGACCGTGTT
- the rnr-1 gene encoding Ribonucleoside-diphosphate reductase large chain, whose amino-acid sequence MVMWVYKRDGRKEAVAFDKVTARLNKLSYGLDRDHVEPALITQKVAAGIYPGITTAELDTLAAETAASMTTMHSDYAILASRISVSNTHKLTKKVFSQVIADLYEWVNPKTGKQAPMVSEEVYNIVQANKDVLDGAIIYDRDFAYNYFGFKTLERSYLLKINGKVAERPQHMLMRVAVGIHGDNIEKVLETYNLMSERYFTHASPTLFNSGTPHAQMSSCFLVAMKDDSIDGIYDTLKTCAQISKTAGGIGLHIHNIRAKGSYIAGTNGYSNGIVPMLRAYDATARYVDQGGNKRPGAFAIYLEPWHADVFDFLDLRKNHGKEEVRARDLFYALWIPDLFMKRVEQDGEWTLMCPAECPGLADVHSEKFEELYEKYEREGKGRKTIKAQKLWFAILEAQTETGGPFMLYKDAANRKSNQQHLGTIKSSNLCTEIIEYSAPDEVAVCNLASLALPAFVDFETNSYDFKKLHQITKVVTKNLDQVITRNYYPVPEARNSNMRHRPVGLGVQGLADTFMALRLPFDSPGARELNIKIFETIYHAALEASNEMAQELGKYPSYEGSPISQGKLQPDLWGRVPTDLWDWTELRAKIAEHGVRNSLLVAPMPTASTSQILGWNECFEPYTSMLYSRRVLSGDFPIICPWLLRDLINLGIWDDNMKNLIIASGGSIQHIPNIPDELKAIYKTVWEISQKAVIDLAADRGAFIDQSQSLNIHLANPSFSQLTSMHFYGWKRGLKTGAYYLRTRPAANAIQFTIDASTLKQAKTLEAGAAKKVTSPTTASSASASSLVEPLRKVKIQTTASAPVPPEITAASQAREAKPVEVAAAREVERDVSPQPSESEELSYEEAKRRAEERAAAALQCSIDNKDACVMCSG is encoded by the exons ATGGTTATGTGGGTCTACAAGCGTGATGGCCGCAAGGAGGCCGTTGCCTTTGACAAGG TCACCGCCCGTCTCAACAAGCTGTCGTACGGCCTGGACCGCGACCATGTCGAGCCTGCTTTAATCACGCAGAAGGTCGCCGCCGGTATCTACCCCGGTATCacgacggccgagctcgacacgctcgccgctgaGACCGCCGCGTCCATGACCACCATGCACTC CGACTACGCGATCCTCGCGTCTAGGATCTCCGTGTCCAACACGCACAAGCTCACCAAGAAGGTGTTCTCGCAAGTCATTGCCGACCTGTACGAGTGGGTCAACCCCAAGACCGGCAAGCAGGCCCCCATGGTCTCGGAGGAGGTCTACAACATTGTCCAGGCCAACAAGGATGTCCTTGACGGTGCCATCATCTACGACCGTGACTTTGCCTACAACTACTTTGGCTTCAAGACCCTCGAGCGCTCGTACCTTCTCAAGATCAACGGCAAGGTTGCCGAGCGTCCCCAGCACATGCTCATGCGTGTTGCTGTCGGCATCCACGGTGACAACATTGAGAAGGTCCTCGAGACCTACAACCTCATGTCGGAGCGTTACTTCACCCACGCGTCTCCTACCCTCTTCAACTCGGGTACCCCCCACGCCCAGATGTCGTCGTGCTTCCTTGTCGCCATGAAGGACGACTCGATTGACGGCATCTACGACACGCTCAAGACCTGTGCCCAGATCTCCAAGACTGCCGGCGGTATCGGTCTCCACATCCACAACATTCGTGCCAAGGGCTCGTACATTGCCGGCACCAACGGCTACTCCAACGGTATCGTCCCCATGCTCCGTGCCTACGACGCCACTGCTCGTTACGTCGACCAGGGTGGCAACAAGCGCCCCGGTGCCTTTGCCATCTACCTCGAGCCCTGGCACGCCGATGTCTTCGACTTCCTCGACCTGAGGAAGAACCACGGCAAGGAAGAGGTTCGCGCTCGTGACCTCTTCTACGCCCTCTGGATCCCCGACCTCTTCATGaagcgtgtcgagcaggaCGGCGAGTGGACCCTCATGTGCCCTGCCGAGTGCCCCGGCCTTGCCGACGTCCACTCGGAGAAGTTCGAGGAGTTGTACGAGAAgtacgagcgcgagggcaagggTCGCAAGACCATCAAGGCCCAGAAGCTCTGGTTCGCCATCCTCGAGGCTCAGACCGAGACTGGTGGTCCCTTCATGCTCTACAAGGACGCTGCCAACCGCAAGTCCAACCAGCAGCACCTCGGCACCATCAAGTCGTCCAACCTCTGCACTGAGATCATCGAGTACTCTGCCCCCGATGAGGTCGCCGTCTGCAACCTTGCCTCGCTTGCCCTTCCTGCCTTTGTCGACTTCGAGACCAACTCGTACGACTTCAAGAAGCTCCACCAGATCACCAAGGTTGTCACCAAGAACCTCGACCAGGTCATCACCAGGAACTACTACCCCGTTCCCGAGGCTCGCAACTCGAACATGCGCCACCGTCCTGTCGGTCTTGGTGTCCAGGGTCTCGCCGACACCTTCATGGCTCTCCGTCTTCCCTTCGACTCGCCTGGTGCTCGTGAGCTCAACATCAAGATCTTCGAGACCATCTACCACGCTGCCCTCGAGGCTTCCAACGAGATGGCTCAGGAGCTTGGCAAGTACCCCTCGTACGAGGGCTCGCCCATCTCGCAGGGCAAGCTCCAGCCTGACCTCTGGGGCCGTGTCCCCACCGACCTCTGGGACTGGACTGAGCTCCGTGCCAAGATTGCCGAGCACGGTGTCCGCAACTCGCTCCTCGTTGCCCCCATGCCCACTGCCTCGACCTCGCAGATCCTTGGCTGGAACGAGTGCTTCGAGCCCTACACCTCCATGCTCTACTCGCGTCGTGTGCTCTCGGGTGACTTCCCCATCATCTGCCCCTGGCTCCTCCGCGACCTCATCAACCTTGGCATCTGGGACGACAACATGAAGAACCTCATCATTGCCTCGGGTGGTTCGATTCAGCACATCCCCAACATCCCCGATGAGCTCAAGGCCATCTACAAGACTGTTTGGGAGATCTCGCAGAAGGCGGTCATTGACCTTGCTGCCGACCGTGGTGCCTTCATCGACCAGTCGCAGTCGCTCAACATCCACCTTGCAAACCCCTCGTTCTCGCAGCTCACGTCGATGCACTTCTACGGCTGGAAGCGTGGACTCAAGACTGGTGCCTACTACCTCCGCACCCGCCCTGCGGCCAACGCCATCCAGTTCACCATCGACGCCAGCACTCTCAAGCAGGCCAAGACCCTTGAGGCTGGTGCTGCCAAGAAGGTcacctcgcccacgacggcttcgagcgcctcggcctcgagcctcgtcgagccccTGCGCAAGGTCAAGATCCAGACCactgcctcggcgcccgtCCCTCCCGAGATCACCGCGGCTTCGCAGGCCCGTGAGGCCAAGCCCGTCGAGGTTGCTGCCGCTCGCGAGGTTGAGCGTGACGTCAGCCCCCAGCCCTCTGAGAGCGAGGAGTTGTCGtacgaggaggccaagcgtCGGGCAGAGgagcgcgctgctgccgccctTCAGTGCAGCATCGACAACAAGGACGCCTGCGTCATGTGCTCGGGATAA